Proteins from one Polynucleobacter wuianus genomic window:
- a CDS encoding DUF4238 domain-containing protein: MEDSEKNIPITPKLSGPKRQHFIPRFYLEGFCQNGLLSLYDRVENAYRDQTPLNTTAIGHYYTFTDQEGRRRFDLEYLMSDYEGKAAPILKKLSQREEISDEERSDMSIFIAMLGFRIPDQIDSLKSANGEMIKKVSRMMFGNLDQAKKIIRENPENIKLTEEEIENQAVIMANFIEDGNYTVETDHQWIMGMSINMFLQVAPIFSQRDWVILHSTSDKKSFVTSDSPLTLTTIQPRQNDFWGIGYANSDALVIFPLSKSCVLVMHGSDGNLSHSSISNKEIREVNCLTADRCQRFLMGQDEALIRSLVSHTGIDNKKWGPKIKVS, translated from the coding sequence GTGGAAGATTCTGAAAAAAACATACCCATAACCCCAAAACTTTCGGGACCAAAAAGACAGCACTTCATTCCACGCTTCTACCTCGAAGGGTTTTGCCAAAATGGACTGCTTAGTCTCTACGACCGAGTTGAGAATGCCTACCGTGATCAAACGCCTCTCAATACCACGGCAATAGGTCATTACTACACATTTACAGATCAGGAAGGTCGACGTAGGTTCGACCTTGAGTACTTAATGTCTGATTACGAGGGCAAGGCTGCCCCGATCCTAAAAAAACTTTCTCAACGTGAAGAAATTTCAGATGAGGAACGTAGCGACATGTCAATTTTTATCGCAATGCTTGGGTTTCGCATTCCAGATCAAATTGATTCGCTGAAATCAGCTAATGGAGAAATGATAAAAAAAGTATCACGAATGATGTTTGGAAATCTAGATCAGGCGAAAAAAATTATTAGAGAAAATCCTGAAAACATAAAACTTACAGAAGAGGAGATTGAAAATCAAGCCGTGATAATGGCTAATTTTATCGAAGATGGTAATTACACTGTGGAAACGGATCACCAATGGATTATGGGTATGTCTATCAACATGTTTCTCCAGGTTGCTCCGATTTTTTCCCAAAGAGACTGGGTTATTTTACACAGCACATCGGATAAAAAATCATTTGTCACCAGCGACTCCCCTCTAACCTTAACAACTATTCAGCCAAGGCAAAATGATTTTTGGGGTATTGGCTACGCAAATAGCGATGCACTGGTAATTTTTCCTCTTTCTAAATCTTGTGTTTTAGTTATGCATGGCTCTGATGGAAATTTATCCCATAGTTCTATTTCTAACAAAGAAATTAGGGAGGTGAATTGCCTCACAGCAGACAGATGTCAACGGTTTCTCATGGGGCAAGATGAGGCATTAATTCGCTCGCTTGTGAGCCATACAGGGATTGACAATAAAAAGTGGGGGCCAAAAATTAAGGTATCTTGA
- a CDS encoding terminase family protein, which translates to MKTIWAPLPGSQTLFLTCPVYEVLLEGTRGGGKTDTLLMSYAQHVGRGFGDHWRGTLFRLTYPQLADVVAKSKRWFYQIFPGAKFNESDYVWKWPTGEMLYFRYGANEDDYWNYHGHEYPWLGFEELTNWRNLSFYEAMHSTCRSSQPGMPRMVRATCNPFGVGHASVKERFQIGAIPAGQIIRQEGTLPRVRIHSTIYENTHLLKNDPNYLMSLESLSDPNRRRAWLEGDWDIHVGSFLEGVWQPSKHVVEPFAIPPTWKVWRSMDWGYARPYAVYWFALSNDGVYYLWRELYGYGDKENTGTREDATVVAEKIKKIEMHDQRLGYEYRMNLADPSIFSKIGAERSIGQIFRDKGVKWTEAYNAPRSRINGAQEIIRLLAEDRLKIFSTCKHWLRTIPQLPPDSLNPEDVDTDSEDHAWDATRYGVMRARKV; encoded by the coding sequence ATGAAAACCATCTGGGCACCATTGCCCGGTAGTCAGACTTTGTTTCTGACTTGCCCTGTGTATGAAGTATTGCTAGAGGGCACCCGAGGAGGGGGTAAGACCGATACCCTGCTCATGAGCTATGCACAGCACGTAGGCAGAGGATTTGGCGATCATTGGCGCGGTACATTATTTCGCTTAACTTACCCGCAACTAGCTGACGTAGTAGCCAAGAGTAAGCGCTGGTTCTATCAAATCTTCCCTGGTGCCAAGTTCAATGAATCTGACTATGTCTGGAAGTGGCCCACAGGAGAAATGTTGTACTTTCGTTATGGAGCTAACGAAGACGACTACTGGAATTACCATGGCCATGAATACCCCTGGCTAGGATTTGAAGAGCTCACAAATTGGCGCAACCTCTCGTTCTACGAAGCAATGCATTCCACCTGTAGGTCATCCCAGCCCGGCATGCCAAGAATGGTGAGGGCAACATGCAATCCATTTGGAGTAGGGCATGCGTCAGTAAAGGAAAGATTTCAGATTGGGGCCATTCCAGCAGGACAGATCATTCGACAAGAAGGTACGCTACCAAGAGTGAGAATTCATTCGACGATTTATGAGAACACCCATCTCCTAAAAAACGACCCCAACTACCTGATGAGCCTAGAGTCACTAAGCGATCCAAACAGGCGCAGAGCCTGGTTAGAAGGTGATTGGGATATCCACGTGGGAAGTTTCTTGGAAGGCGTATGGCAGCCCTCAAAACATGTTGTAGAACCCTTCGCAATTCCACCAACATGGAAAGTGTGGCGCTCAATGGATTGGGGATATGCCCGGCCATACGCCGTGTATTGGTTTGCGCTATCCAATGATGGAGTCTATTACCTATGGAGAGAGCTTTATGGGTATGGAGATAAAGAAAACACGGGCACAAGAGAAGATGCCACCGTAGTAGCGGAGAAGATCAAGAAGATAGAGATGCATGACCAACGACTTGGTTATGAATACCGCATGAACCTAGCTGACCCATCCATCTTTTCCAAGATAGGGGCAGAGAGATCGATCGGACAAATCTTCAGGGATAAGGGTGTGAAATGGACTGAGGCCTACAACGCTCCAAGAAGCAGGATAAATGGAGCTCAAGAAATCATTCGGCTGTTAGCTGAAGACAGACTCAAGATCTTCTCAACCTGTAAGCATTGGTTAAGAACTATCCCCCAATTACCGCCAGACTCCTTAAATCCAGAGGATGTAGATACCGATTCTGAAGATCATGCTTGGGATGCAACTAGGTATGGTGTGATGAGGGCGAGAAAAGTGTGA
- a CDS encoding YdaU family protein, with the protein MNYYEHHIGDYAEATAHLTFIEDATYSRLIRKYYATEKPLPIDVRLVQRLINARSKEEKNSVVSVLNEFFTLTDDGWRQVRCDHEIARFKDKQNKARRSAEGRWQAFQADDLRQETEPHNACVRIATALRTQCSPDTRHQTPVTNLHTPDKQNNGGEIEKVLQADGERKKQIQTLFEKEGLNVGVDDERIAQLIQQALTVEELEEAIAQAKEMRRRASSSTPINTGFVLAILKGIRRKALDSSEDTWWKSNEGIDLKGRELGMRAQGSESYDSFKTRIFSELRKRKEIPATMEASHAS; encoded by the coding sequence ATGAACTACTACGAGCATCACATTGGAGATTACGCAGAAGCTACTGCACATCTGACCTTTATCGAAGACGCTACTTATAGCCGTTTAATTAGAAAGTATTACGCCACAGAAAAACCATTGCCGATTGATGTGAGGCTAGTGCAACGATTGATTAATGCACGATCAAAAGAAGAAAAAAATTCAGTTGTCTCTGTCCTAAATGAATTTTTTACCCTCACTGATGATGGTTGGAGACAAGTGCGCTGTGATCATGAAATAGCCCGCTTTAAAGATAAGCAAAACAAGGCTAGACGGAGTGCTGAAGGTCGTTGGCAAGCATTTCAAGCAGATGATCTGCGCCAAGAAACTGAACCTCACAATGCATGCGTTCGCATTGCGACCGCATTGCGAACGCAATGCTCACCAGACACCAGACACCAAACACCAGTCACCAATCTCCATACACCAGACAAACAAAACAATGGGGGTGAAATCGAAAAAGTTTTACAAGCCGATGGTGAAAGGAAAAAACAAATTCAAACTCTTTTTGAAAAGGAGGGTTTGAATGTTGGAGTAGACGATGAGCGTATTGCTCAGTTGATTCAACAAGCCCTAACCGTTGAAGAGCTTGAGGAGGCTATTGCCCAGGCAAAGGAAATGCGAAGGAGGGCATCAAGCTCTACCCCGATCAACACCGGATTTGTTCTGGCCATTCTCAAAGGGATACGTAGGAAAGCCCTAGATTCTTCCGAAGATACCTGGTGGAAATCGAATGAGGGAATTGACCTTAAGGGACGAGAACTCGGAATGCGAGCTCAAGGCTCGGAGAGTTATGACTCTTTTAAAACCAGAATCTTTTCTGAGCTGCGTAAGAGAAAAGAGATCCCAGCCACAATGGAGGCTTCCCATGCAAGCTAA
- a CDS encoding 5' nucleotidase, NT5C type — MKTLYIDMDNVLVDFPSGIARTPEHLQDQYEDRLDEVPGIFYLMDPIPGAIAAYEELATMFDTYILSTAPWDNPSAWSDKLLWVKDYLGKPAYKRLILSHHKNLNDGDFLVDDRLKNGVDRFKGEHIHFATPDFPDWESVVNYLKTRV, encoded by the coding sequence TTGAAAACACTCTACATAGATATGGATAACGTATTGGTGGATTTCCCATCAGGCATCGCAAGAACCCCTGAACACTTACAAGACCAGTACGAAGATCGATTGGATGAAGTTCCAGGTATCTTCTATTTGATGGATCCAATTCCAGGAGCAATTGCTGCATATGAAGAGTTGGCGACCATGTTCGATACCTATATTCTTTCAACCGCACCTTGGGATAATCCGAGTGCATGGTCTGATAAGTTGCTATGGGTAAAAGACTATCTAGGTAAGCCAGCATACAAACGCTTAATCCTAAGTCACCATAAGAATCTAAATGATGGAGATTTCTTAGTCGATGACCGCCTTAAGAATGGAGTAGATCGGTTTAAGGGTGAGCATATTCACTTTGCCACTCCTGATTTTCCTGATTGGGAATCAGTAGTGAACTATCTAAAGACTAGGGTCTAG